One window of Catharus ustulatus isolate bCatUst1 chromosome 3, bCatUst1.pri.v2, whole genome shotgun sequence genomic DNA carries:
- the TXLNB gene encoding beta-taxilin, producing the protein MENDQSSTSPGQDIQGQSGDKPAPSLPSPAPAPTEQPSAWPEAAVCDISEELSRQLEDIIKTYGSATSLMEKESTATGTDRPEKGEPGSLEDAEYEDGNEESEKEKLAPGDASKAKEPSGNKEQKLEKKILKGLGKEATLLMQSLNKLNTPEEKLDLLFKKYAELLEEHRAEQKKLKYLQKRQAQITKEKDQLQSEHSRAILARSKLESLCRELQRHNKNLKEETIQRAREEDEKRKEITNHFQGTLSEIQAQIEQQSERNMKLCQENTELAEKLKSIIDQYELREEHLDKIFKHRELQQKLVDAKLEQSQEMMKEAEERHQKEKEYLLNQAAEWKLQAKMLKEQETVLQAQITLYSERFEEFQKTLAKSNEVFATFKQEMEKMTKKMKKLEKDTATWKSRFENCNRALLDMIEEKAMRSKEYECFMLKIQRLENLCRALQEERNELYKKIKQAQLPEEVNGNGILEEEDEEDDTETTPSSSEQASIELHESDKRMLKQLAEAFRVSHKAEESLPSNSSNPETCETQTHNAILVPEPPASLIPHPEAGNHCEQPGMSTPAPTEHTPAPTESRTVPTENMSKPTKSTPSLPGSMPTPTESVSMPPESVLVPTGNMPIPTESMPATPKNTPTPMQNTCPSLGNMPVPIQGPPKAAECGDDSADRSVQGQSVEQTGDTDMEAVD; encoded by the exons ATGGAGAATGACCAGTCTTCCACCTCACCTGGGCAGGACATCCAGGGGCAGAGTGGGGACAAACCTGCCCCCAGCCtgccatcccctgctccagcccccacaGAGCAGCCAAGTGCCTGGCCCGAAGCAGCTGTGTGTGACATCTCAGAGGAGTTGAGCCGGCAGCTGGAGGACATCATTAAAACCTACGGGTCTGCCACGAGCCTGATGGAGAAGGAAAGCACTGCTACAGGAACTGACAGGCCTGAGAAGGGAGAGCCAGGCAGCTTGGAGGATGCAGAGTATGAAGATGGAAATGAAGAGAGTGAGAAAGAGAAGCTGGCTCCTGGGGATGCTTCCAAAGCAAAGGAGCCCAGCGGCAACAAGGAGcagaagctggagaagaaaatccTGAAGGGACTAG GAAAAGAAGCCACCCTACTGATGCAAAGTTTGAATAAACTGAATACTCCAGAAGAAAAGCTGGACCTGTTGTTTAAGAAGTATGCTGAGCTG CTTGAAGAACATCGTGCTGagcagaaaaagctgaagtACCTACAAAAGAGACAGGCCCAGATCACCAAGGAGAAGGACCAGCTGCAGAGTGAGCATAGCCGAGCCATCCTCGCCCGTAGCAAGCTCGAGAGCCTGTGCCGAGAGCTCCAGAGGCACAACAAGAACCTCAAG GAGGAAACAATCCAGCGGGCACGGGAGGAAGatgagaagaggaaagaaataactAATCACTTCCAGGGCACACTGAGTGAAATCCAGGCTCAGATCGAGCAGCAAAGTGAGAGGAACATGAAGCTCTGCCAGGAgaacacagagctggcagagaagCTGAAGAGCATCATTGACCAGTATGAGCTGCGGGAAGAG caccttgataaaatatttaagcacaGAGAACTTCAACAGAAACTGGTGGATGCCAAGTTGGAGCAGTCTCAGGAAATGATGAAGGAAGCCGAGGAGCgacatcagaaagaaaaggaatat ctcctgaACCAAGCTGCAGAATGGAAGCTCCAGGCCAAAATGTTAAAGGAGCAAGAGACTGTCCTGCAGGCACAG ATCACTCTCTACTCTGAAAGAtttgaagaatttcagaaaacattggCCAAAAGCAATGAAGTGTTTGCCACATTCAAACAGGAGATGGAAAAA atgacaaagaaaatgaagaagttgGAAAAGGATACTGCTACATGGAAATCCAGGTTTGAGAACTGTAACAGAGCATTACTGGACATGATTGAAGAG AAAGCCATGAGGTCCAAGGAATATGAGTGCTTCATGCTGAAAATCCAGAGACTAGAGAACCTTTGCCGTGCTCTGCAGGAAGAGAGGAATGAATtgtacaaaaaaataaagcaagcacAGCTCCCAGAAGAGGTGAATGGAAATGGTATCTtagaagaagaagatgaagaagatgatACTGAAACAACCCCTTCCTCCTCTGAGCAGGCGAGCATTGAGCTGCATGAGAGTGACAAGAGGATGCTGAAGCAGCTGGCTGAAGCTTTCAGGGTGTCCCACAAGGCAGAGGAGTCCCTCCCAAGCAACAGCAGCAATCCAGAGACCTGTGAGACTCAAACACATAATGCCATCCTGGTGCCAGAGCCCCCTGCTTCTCTCATTCCACATCCAGAGGCTGGGAATCACTGTGAGCAGCCCGGCATGAGCACACCAGCACCCACTGAACACACACCAGCACCCACTGAAAGTAGGACAGTGCCCACTGAGAACATGTCAAAGCCCACCAAAAGCACACCCTCACTTCCAGGCAGCATGCCAACACCCACAGAAAGTGTGTCAATGCCTCCTGAGAGTGTCCTTGTACCCACTGGGAATATGCCAATACCCACTGAAAGCATGCCAGCGACCCCCAAAAACACGCCCACACCCATGCAAAACACATGCCCTTCCCTTGGGAATATGCCAGTACCCATTCAGGGTCCACCAAAAGCTGCAGAATGTGGAGATGACTCAGCAGATAGATCTGTCCAGGGTCAGTCTGTGGAGCAAACAGGGGACACAGATATGGAAGCAGTGGATTGA